The Eleutherodactylus coqui strain aEleCoq1 chromosome 13, aEleCoq1.hap1, whole genome shotgun sequence genome includes a window with the following:
- the SPATA2 gene encoding spermatogenesis-associated protein 2 isoform X2 codes for MSSLRSLHNAAAMLETIGINLFLYPWKKEYKSIKTYTGPFVYYVRAALVDDDIRHILNHMGYVQEQGTVYRLKDHVDTTQVKRVSFELFLARVECELLLEIYLQVKDKGYLEVDVVSERKNSNEDVRGCTDEMKRRVECKESLNISMARMVLQKSASERAPSKDYFKQKVTKPSKSVDTYDSYWDSKNKPPLTASLSLRKEPILVDAEDDLKDEIIRPPHSLLTMSSSLHGCSDEFLNLSSNPNGLLRANATYGYFPNEDDVDLYTDMDSRLLNVKRQELARPDSWLFDNKMNPSYHKRSHVAKETVFMKCQNCGISSGSPLCQKCDGMFIYRPDGPLLKQNNLSIKTSVQNDSYSSSSSALREKSSYGTSSQDRGSQQNAKLKPSTTLRCGFCNRAGAANTCTVCSKVSCDACVVAYSHEYCCRKSDYHRFAPNNQLNYKSSQLSHLVYR; via the exons ATGTCCAGTCTGCGCTCCCTTCACAATGCAGCAGCTATGCTGGAAACAATCGGCATTAACCTCTTCCTCTACCCCTGGAAAAAAGAGTACAAGAGTATTAAG ACTTACACGGGGCCCTTTGTATATTACGTGAGGGCTGCTTTGGTGGATGACGACATCCGGCACATCCTGAACCATATGGGCTATGTACAAGAACAAGGGACGGTCTACAGGCTGAAGGACCACGTGGACACCACCCAAGTCAAGAGAGTCTCTTTTGAACTGTTTCTCGCACGAGTTGAATGTGAACTTCTCCTAGAAATCTACCTACAGGTGAAGGATAAAGGCTACTTAGAAGTGGATGTGGTAAGCGAGCGCAAGAACAGCAACGAAGACGTCCGGGGCTGCACCGACGAGATGAAGAGACGCGTGGAGTGCAAGGAGTCCTTAAACATATCCATGGCCAGGATGGTTCTGCAGAAGTCGGCCAGCGAGAGGGCGCCATCCAAGGATTACTTCAAGCAGAAGGTAACAAAACCATCCAAGTCTGTGGACACCTATGACAGCTACTGGGACAGCAAGAACAAGCCACCGCTGACCGCGTCCCTGAGCCTGCGCAAGGAGCCCATCCTGGTGGACGCTGAAGACGACCTCAAAGACGAAATCATCCGTCCTCCACACTCCCTGCTGACCATGTCCAGCTCTCTACACGGCTGCTCCGACGAGTTCCTCAACCTTTCCTCCAACCCCAACGGGCTTCTACGAGCCAACGCTACATACGGCTACTTCCCCAACGAAGACGATGTAGACTTGTACACAGACATGGACTCTAGATTACTCAATGTGAAGAGGCAGGAGCTGGCCCGGCCTGACTCTTGGCTGTTTGACAACAAGATGAACCCATCCTATCACAAGCGTTCACATGTAGCCAAAGAGACCGTATTCATGAAGTGCCAAAACTGCGGCATATCCTCCGGCAGTCCGCTATGCCAAAAGTGTGACGGTATGTTCATCTATAGACCCGACGGCCCTCTGCTCAAACAGAACAACCTATCCATCAAAACTAGTGTACAGAACGacagctactcctcctccagctcCGCGCTGCGAGAGAAGTCTTCATACGGGACGTCCTCCCAGGACCGGGGGTCTCAGCAGAACGCCAAGCTGAAGCCTTCTACCACTCTGCGCTGCGGCTTCTGCAACCGGGCCGGAGCGGCCAacacctgcacagtctgttccaAAGTCTCATGCGACGCTTGCGTGGTTGCTTACTCCCATGAATACTGTTGTCGGAAGAGTGATTATCACAGGTTTGCTCCAAACAATCAGCTGAACTATAaatcctcccagctctcccaccTTGTGTACAGATAA
- the CEBPB gene encoding CCAAT/enhancer-binding protein beta has translation MAAGRYNPEGIKAALGGRSFRSPPPVRPMHRLLPPREPPGCAAIRAMEAANYYYDESPGAKAQRRGPLPERPIDFSPYLEAECGELLCELGASHYRYPAEPKSELHPLDAYRDPPAKDEPPMRSFLPFHSAPSGSSGNLSSASSGSPPGTPSPAPRGHSAKHKKALDKHSDEYKQRRERNNIAVRKSRDKAKIRNLETQHKVLELTAENERLQKRVEQLSRELGTLRNLFKQLPPEATGRC, from the coding sequence ATGGCGGCAGGTCGCTACAATCCGGAGGGTATAAAGGCGGCTCTGGGCGGCCGCAGCTTCAGATCGCCGCCGCCAGTCCGCCCGATGCACCGCCTGCTGCCGCCCCGGGAGCCTCCAGGATGTGCGGCTATTAGAGCCATGGAAGCGGCCAACTACTACTACGACGAGAGCCCGGGGGCCAAAGCGCAGCGCCGGGGGCCCCTGCCGGAGCGGCCCATAGACTTCAGCCCGTACCTGGAGGCGGAGTGCGGGGAGCTGCTGTGCGAGCTGGGGGCCAGCCACTACCGCTACCCGGCCGAGCCCAAGAGCGAGCTGCACCCGCTGGACGCCTACCGGGACCCCCCGGCCAAGGACGAGCCCCCCATGCGTTCCTTCCTGCCCTTCCACAGCGCCccctccggcagcagcggcaacCTGAGCAGCGCCTCGTCCGGCAGCCCCCCGGGCACCCCGAGCCCCGCGCCCCGCGGCCACAGCGCCAAGCACAAGAAGGCGCTGGACAAGCACAGCGACGAGTACAAGCAGCGCCGGGAGCGCAACAACATCGCCGTGCGCAAGAGCCGCGACAAGGCGAAGATCCGCAACCTGGAGACGCAGCACAAGGTGCTGGAGCTGACGGCCGAGAACGAGCGGCTGCAGAAGCGGGTGGAGCAGCTGAGCCGGGAGCTCGGGACCCTGCGCAACCTCTTCAAGCAGCTGCCTCCCGAGGCCACCGGGAGGTGCTAG
- the SPATA2 gene encoding spermatogenesis-associated protein 2 isoform X1, whose product MDTKYKEDLFRKYVQFHESKLEASDSKQRAISDEYLRTAASALLSLPKIDPIYRFRLIRFYEVCENSLKSLRMSSLRSLHNAAAMLETIGINLFLYPWKKEYKSIKTYTGPFVYYVRAALVDDDIRHILNHMGYVQEQGTVYRLKDHVDTTQVKRVSFELFLARVECELLLEIYLQVKDKGYLEVDVVSERKNSNEDVRGCTDEMKRRVECKESLNISMARMVLQKSASERAPSKDYFKQKVTKPSKSVDTYDSYWDSKNKPPLTASLSLRKEPILVDAEDDLKDEIIRPPHSLLTMSSSLHGCSDEFLNLSSNPNGLLRANATYGYFPNEDDVDLYTDMDSRLLNVKRQELARPDSWLFDNKMNPSYHKRSHVAKETVFMKCQNCGISSGSPLCQKCDGMFIYRPDGPLLKQNNLSIKTSVQNDSYSSSSSALREKSSYGTSSQDRGSQQNAKLKPSTTLRCGFCNRAGAANTCTVCSKVSCDACVVAYSHEYCCRKSDYHRFAPNNQLNYKSSQLSHLVYR is encoded by the exons ATGGATACAAAGTACAAGGAAGATCTCTTCAGAAAATATGTACAGTTCCATGAATCCAAACTGGAAGCTTCCGATAGTAAGCAGCGCGCCATCAGCGATGAGTACCTCCGCACCGCGGCCTCGGCCTTACTCAGTCTGCCCAAAATTGATCCCATTTATAGATTCCGGCTGATCCGGTTCTACGAAGTCTGTGAGAACTCCCTGAAGTCCCTGCGGATGTCCAGTCTGCGCTCCCTTCACAATGCAGCAGCTATGCTGGAAACAATCGGCATTAACCTCTTCCTCTACCCCTGGAAAAAAGAGTACAAGAGTATTAAG ACTTACACGGGGCCCTTTGTATATTACGTGAGGGCTGCTTTGGTGGATGACGACATCCGGCACATCCTGAACCATATGGGCTATGTACAAGAACAAGGGACGGTCTACAGGCTGAAGGACCACGTGGACACCACCCAAGTCAAGAGAGTCTCTTTTGAACTGTTTCTCGCACGAGTTGAATGTGAACTTCTCCTAGAAATCTACCTACAGGTGAAGGATAAAGGCTACTTAGAAGTGGATGTGGTAAGCGAGCGCAAGAACAGCAACGAAGACGTCCGGGGCTGCACCGACGAGATGAAGAGACGCGTGGAGTGCAAGGAGTCCTTAAACATATCCATGGCCAGGATGGTTCTGCAGAAGTCGGCCAGCGAGAGGGCGCCATCCAAGGATTACTTCAAGCAGAAGGTAACAAAACCATCCAAGTCTGTGGACACCTATGACAGCTACTGGGACAGCAAGAACAAGCCACCGCTGACCGCGTCCCTGAGCCTGCGCAAGGAGCCCATCCTGGTGGACGCTGAAGACGACCTCAAAGACGAAATCATCCGTCCTCCACACTCCCTGCTGACCATGTCCAGCTCTCTACACGGCTGCTCCGACGAGTTCCTCAACCTTTCCTCCAACCCCAACGGGCTTCTACGAGCCAACGCTACATACGGCTACTTCCCCAACGAAGACGATGTAGACTTGTACACAGACATGGACTCTAGATTACTCAATGTGAAGAGGCAGGAGCTGGCCCGGCCTGACTCTTGGCTGTTTGACAACAAGATGAACCCATCCTATCACAAGCGTTCACATGTAGCCAAAGAGACCGTATTCATGAAGTGCCAAAACTGCGGCATATCCTCCGGCAGTCCGCTATGCCAAAAGTGTGACGGTATGTTCATCTATAGACCCGACGGCCCTCTGCTCAAACAGAACAACCTATCCATCAAAACTAGTGTACAGAACGacagctactcctcctccagctcCGCGCTGCGAGAGAAGTCTTCATACGGGACGTCCTCCCAGGACCGGGGGTCTCAGCAGAACGCCAAGCTGAAGCCTTCTACCACTCTGCGCTGCGGCTTCTGCAACCGGGCCGGAGCGGCCAacacctgcacagtctgttccaAAGTCTCATGCGACGCTTGCGTGGTTGCTTACTCCCATGAATACTGTTGTCGGAAGAGTGATTATCACAGGTTTGCTCCAAACAATCAGCTGAACTATAaatcctcccagctctcccaccTTGTGTACAGATAA